One Massilia sp. 9096 genomic window carries:
- a CDS encoding NCS1 family nucleobase:cation symporter-1, producing MSQVPADQPAAHPAVAASAHGAHPDLWNGDLAPTILAQRTWRWYHFAALWVGMVMCIPAYTLSASLVEGGMSAYQAVFTVFLANAIVLLPMLAIGHAGTKYGIPYAVLARAAFGTRGARLPALMRAIVACGWYGIQTWFGGSMIYTLLGVLAGHPIGGDKIGGLGINGAQFGCFLAFWAVQFYFIVHGIDSIRKLETWTAPLKIAICFVLLGWVYQKAGGFGPLLDKPSAFVAGGAKAGQFWTTFWPSLTAMVGFWATLALNIPDFTRFARSQRDQVLGQSIGLPVPMGLLAALAVIVTSATVVLYGKALWDPVDLASRMTGAAVLVALIVLLADQVSVNLAANLVGPAYDFSALAPRAISYRTGGYITAGIAILMMPWKILESTQGYIFTWLIGYSALLGPIAGVLIVDYYLIRRTELALDQLYRDDGIYGYVRGWNPAAVVAFLAGVLPNIPGFLNAAFPESFPDVGTGLKTLYTYAWFVGIAISAVVYGLMMKGRAREGGAALRPARSID from the coding sequence ATGAGCCAAGTTCCAGCCGACCAGCCAGCCGCCCACCCAGCCGTCGCCGCAAGCGCCCATGGCGCGCACCCCGATCTCTGGAACGGAGACCTGGCGCCGACCATCCTCGCGCAGCGCACCTGGCGCTGGTACCACTTCGCCGCGCTGTGGGTCGGCATGGTGATGTGCATCCCGGCCTACACGCTGTCGGCCAGCCTGGTCGAGGGCGGCATGTCGGCCTACCAGGCGGTGTTCACGGTATTCCTCGCCAACGCCATCGTGCTGCTGCCGATGCTGGCCATCGGCCACGCCGGCACCAAGTACGGCATCCCGTACGCGGTGCTGGCGCGCGCGGCCTTCGGCACGCGCGGCGCCAGGCTGCCGGCGCTGATGCGCGCGATCGTCGCCTGCGGCTGGTACGGCATCCAGACCTGGTTCGGCGGCAGCATGATCTACACGCTGCTGGGCGTGCTGGCCGGGCATCCGATCGGCGGCGACAAGATCGGCGGGCTGGGCATCAACGGCGCGCAGTTCGGCTGCTTCCTGGCGTTCTGGGCGGTCCAGTTCTATTTCATCGTGCATGGCATCGACTCGATCAGGAAGCTGGAAACCTGGACCGCGCCTCTCAAGATTGCGATCTGCTTCGTGCTGCTCGGCTGGGTGTACCAGAAAGCCGGCGGCTTCGGGCCGCTGCTCGACAAGCCCTCGGCGTTCGTGGCGGGCGGCGCCAAGGCCGGGCAGTTCTGGACCACGTTCTGGCCCTCGCTGACCGCCATGGTCGGGTTCTGGGCCACGCTCGCGCTCAACATCCCCGACTTCACCCGCTTCGCGCGCAGCCAGCGCGACCAGGTGCTGGGCCAGTCGATCGGCCTGCCGGTGCCGATGGGCCTGCTGGCCGCGCTGGCCGTCATCGTCACGTCGGCCACCGTGGTCCTGTACGGCAAGGCGTTGTGGGACCCGGTCGACCTGGCCAGCCGCATGACCGGCGCCGCGGTGCTGGTGGCGCTGATCGTCCTGCTGGCCGACCAGGTCAGCGTCAACCTGGCGGCCAACCTGGTCGGCCCGGCCTACGATTTTTCCGCGCTGGCGCCGCGCGCGATTTCCTACCGCACCGGCGGCTATATCACCGCCGGCATCGCCATCCTGATGATGCCGTGGAAGATCCTGGAATCGACCCAGGGCTACATCTTCACCTGGCTGATCGGCTACTCGGCGCTGCTGGGACCCATCGCCGGCGTCCTGATCGTCGACTATTACCTGATCCGCCGCACCGAGCTCGCGCTCGACCAGCTGTACCGCGACGATGGCATCTACGGCTACGTGCGCGGCTGGAACCCGGCCGCGGTCGTGGCCTTCCTGGCAGGCGTGCTGCCGAACATCCCGGGTTTCCTGAATGCCGCCTTTCCGGAATCGTTCCCGGACGTCGGTACGGGCTTGAAGACCTTGTACACCTATGCCTGGTTCGTGGGCATCGCGATTTCGGCCGTCGTCTACGGCCTGATGATGAAGGGCAGGGCAAGGGAGGGCGGGGCGGCACTGCGGCCGGCCCGCTCCATCGATTGA
- the hydA gene encoding dihydropyrimidinase, translated as MTVLIRGGTVVNADRAFRADVLCSGDKIVAVGENLEVPPHAAVIDAGGQYVMPGGIDPHTHMQLPFMGTVTSDDFYTGTAAALAGGTTSIIDFVIPNPKQPLMEAFHTWRGWAEKAAADYSFHVAITWWDDSVHADMGTLVREHGVNSFKHFMAYKNAIMADDETLVKSFRRSLELGAIPTVHAENGELVYQLQRELLAKGIRGPEAHPLSRPPAVEAEAANRAIAIAGVLGTPVYIVHVSCAESLEAIQRARAHGQRVYGEALAGHLVIDDSVYRNPDAAYARAFVMSPPFRSREHQTALWHGLQGGSLHTTATDHCTFCAEQKAMGADDFTRIPNGCGGVEERMAVIWDAGVNSGRLTPSEFVRVTSTNAAQIFNVYPRKGSISAGADADLVVWDPQGTKTLSAATQHSKGGFNVFEGRTVRGIPSHTVAAGKLVYVQGDLRAEPGAGRYVERPAFVGTNAATI; from the coding sequence ATGACAGTCCTGATCCGTGGCGGCACCGTGGTGAACGCCGACCGGGCCTTCCGCGCCGACGTGCTGTGCTCTGGCGACAAGATCGTCGCCGTCGGCGAGAACCTCGAGGTTCCACCTCACGCCGCCGTGATCGACGCCGGCGGCCAGTACGTGATGCCGGGCGGGATCGACCCGCACACGCACATGCAGCTGCCTTTCATGGGGACGGTCACCAGCGACGACTTCTATACCGGTACCGCGGCCGCGCTGGCCGGCGGCACCACCAGCATCATCGACTTCGTGATTCCGAACCCGAAGCAACCGCTGATGGAGGCCTTCCACACCTGGCGCGGCTGGGCCGAGAAGGCGGCGGCCGACTACAGCTTCCACGTGGCGATTACCTGGTGGGACGATTCGGTGCACGCCGACATGGGCACGCTGGTGCGCGAGCACGGCGTGAACAGCTTCAAGCACTTCATGGCTTACAAAAACGCGATCATGGCCGACGACGAGACGCTGGTCAAAAGCTTCCGCCGTTCGCTCGAACTGGGCGCGATCCCGACCGTGCACGCCGAGAACGGCGAACTGGTCTACCAGCTGCAGCGCGAGCTGCTGGCCAAGGGCATCCGCGGACCGGAGGCGCATCCGCTGTCGCGCCCGCCCGCGGTCGAGGCCGAGGCGGCCAACCGCGCGATCGCGATCGCCGGCGTGCTCGGCACCCCGGTCTACATCGTGCACGTGTCCTGCGCCGAGTCGCTGGAAGCGATTCAACGCGCACGCGCGCACGGGCAGCGCGTGTACGGCGAGGCGCTGGCCGGCCACCTGGTCATCGACGACAGCGTCTACCGCAACCCCGATGCGGCCTACGCGCGCGCTTTCGTGATGAGCCCGCCGTTCCGCTCGCGCGAGCACCAGACCGCGCTGTGGCACGGCCTGCAGGGCGGCAGCCTGCACACCACCGCGACCGACCACTGCACCTTCTGCGCCGAGCAGAAGGCGATGGGCGCCGACGACTTCACGCGCATCCCGAACGGCTGCGGCGGCGTCGAGGAGCGCATGGCGGTGATCTGGGATGCGGGCGTGAACAGCGGCCGCCTCACGCCGTCCGAGTTCGTGCGCGTGACCTCGACCAATGCGGCGCAGATCTTCAACGTCTACCCGCGCAAGGGCAGCATCTCGGCCGGGGCCGACGCCGACCTGGTCGTGTGGGACCCGCAAGGCACGAAAACCTTGTCCGCCGCGACCCAGCACTCGAAAGGCGGCTTCAACGTGTTCGAGGGCCGCACGGTGCGTGGCATCCCGAGCCACACGGTGGCGGCGGGCAAGCTGGTGTACGTGCAAGGCGACCTGCGTGCGGAACCAGGCGCGGGACGGTACGTGGAACGGCCGGCGTTCGTGGGCACGAACGCCGCCACCATCTGA
- a CDS encoding Zn-dependent hydrolase produces the protein MNDLRIDGQRLWHSLMDLARIGATDKGGVKRLALTDLDRQGRDLVVQWAQQEGLSITVDKIGNVFMRREGANPALPPIVTGSHIDTQPTGGKFDGNYGVLAGLEVVRTLNQHGVATVAPIEVAFWTNEEGSRFVPVMMGSGVFCGAFSLETAYAARDVDGKSVGEELARIGYQGAQTPGEHPIGAYFETHIEQGPVLEDADKVIGLVPAVMGLSWYDCTVTGMEAHAGPTPMHLRRDALQVATAIMQETVAIANRYPPYGRGTVGMVQVFPNSRNVIPGQVKFSIDLRNVNDALLDTMHGEITAFVQRMARETGLDVQLERVSYYPPCPFHPDCVGAVRAATEKLGYSSMDVVSGAGHDAIYIARLAPAGMIFVPCKDGISHNEIEDARPEHLEAGCNVLLHAMLERAGVAGQAYAAPEAVSEAASAA, from the coding sequence ATGAACGACCTGCGCATCGACGGCCAGCGCCTGTGGCATTCCCTGATGGACCTGGCGCGGATCGGCGCCACCGACAAGGGCGGGGTCAAGCGCCTCGCCCTGACCGACCTCGACCGACAGGGCCGCGACCTGGTGGTGCAATGGGCGCAGCAAGAGGGCCTGAGCATCACGGTGGACAAGATCGGCAACGTCTTCATGCGCCGCGAAGGCGCCAACCCGGCGCTGCCGCCCATCGTCACCGGCAGCCACATCGACACCCAGCCCACCGGCGGCAAGTTCGACGGCAACTACGGCGTGCTGGCCGGGCTGGAGGTGGTGCGCACGCTCAACCAGCACGGCGTCGCCACCGTTGCCCCGATCGAGGTCGCGTTCTGGACCAACGAGGAAGGCTCGCGCTTCGTGCCCGTGATGATGGGCTCGGGCGTGTTCTGCGGCGCCTTCAGCCTGGAGACGGCCTACGCGGCGCGCGACGTCGACGGCAAGTCGGTCGGCGAGGAACTGGCGCGCATCGGCTACCAGGGCGCGCAGACGCCGGGCGAGCATCCGATCGGCGCCTATTTCGAGACGCACATCGAGCAGGGGCCGGTACTGGAAGACGCCGACAAGGTCATCGGCCTGGTGCCGGCCGTGATGGGCCTGTCCTGGTACGATTGCACGGTCACCGGCATGGAAGCGCACGCCGGACCGACGCCGATGCATCTGCGCCGCGACGCGCTGCAGGTGGCCACGGCCATCATGCAGGAGACGGTGGCGATTGCCAACCGCTACCCGCCGTACGGCCGCGGCACGGTCGGCATGGTGCAGGTGTTCCCGAACAGCCGCAACGTGATCCCCGGCCAGGTCAAGTTCAGCATCGACCTGCGCAACGTGAACGACGCGCTGCTCGACACCATGCACGGCGAGATCACGGCCTTCGTGCAGCGCATGGCGCGCGAGACCGGCCTGGACGTCCAGCTCGAGCGCGTGTCCTACTACCCGCCTTGCCCGTTCCACCCGGACTGCGTGGGCGCGGTGCGCGCCGCCACCGAAAAGCTCGGCTACTCGAGCATGGACGTGGTCTCGGGCGCCGGCCACGACGCCATCTATATCGCGCGCCTCGCCCCGGCCGGCATGATCTTCGTGCCCTGCAAGGACGGGATCAGCCACAACGAGATCGAGGACGCCAGGCCCGAGCACCTGGAAGCCGGCTGCAACGTGCTGCTGCATGCGATGCTGGAACGCGCCGGGGTGGCCGGACAGGCGTATGCCGCGCCGGAAGCGGTATCGGAAGCCGCATCGGCAGCATGA
- a CDS encoding MHYT domain-containing protein, giving the protein MKPPMLNGYYETPLVLISILVAIAASYCALSLAGRVAQSRGRAMLAWTVGGAIAMGSGIWAMHFIGMLAFRLPIPTAFDLPITFVSLLLPIAASMLALWQVSRFELGRTRLAVSALLMGIGIAAMHYTGMAAMRMAPGIVYDPWLFALSVLIAIGASALALWIAFRLRRNTPRVWLMRLGAAVVMGAAIVGMHYTGMAAAIFPVGSVCLAARAGVEHEGLATLVVIASFGVLGLALLASLFEARMQASARMLAATEASARERDALLARERAARDEAERLSAMKDEFLATLSHELRTPLNAMLGWAGMLQRGVRDDATLKRGLEAIERNARAQGQLIEDLLDMSRIVAGTVRLDVRPLEPARVIEAALATVHPALLAKRIELRCALPDIGEVRADPGRLQQVLWNLLSNAVKFTPRGGKVEVTLARENDQAAIRVIDSGIGISADFLPYVFDRFRQQDASITRKHGGLGLGLSIVKQLVELHGGTIAVDSAGEGAGAVFTVRLPLAEPQAGAPARATPTRAGAALDEGARAALAQAQAVDLSGVEVLVVDDALDTLDVLEQILRHSGAGVVCAGGALQALELIERTRPDVIVSDVGMPDVDGMEMVRRIRRRAAADGGATPVNALTALTRQDDRDKAFQAGFTDYLAKPVDPDALVASIARAARRSVAPFDKDA; this is encoded by the coding sequence ATGAAGCCGCCGATGCTGAACGGGTATTACGAGACACCGCTGGTGCTGATTTCGATCCTCGTGGCGATCGCGGCGTCCTATTGCGCACTCAGCCTGGCCGGCCGGGTCGCCCAGTCGCGCGGGCGCGCCATGCTGGCCTGGACCGTGGGCGGCGCCATCGCCATGGGTTCGGGCATCTGGGCCATGCACTTCATCGGGATGCTGGCGTTCCGGCTGCCGATTCCGACCGCATTCGACCTGCCGATCACCTTCGTCTCGCTGCTGCTGCCGATCGCCGCCTCGATGCTGGCGCTGTGGCAGGTCAGCCGCTTCGAGCTCGGGCGCACCCGGCTGGCCGTCAGCGCGCTCCTGATGGGCATCGGCATCGCCGCCATGCACTACACCGGCATGGCGGCGATGCGCATGGCGCCGGGCATCGTCTACGATCCGTGGCTGTTCGCGCTGTCGGTGCTGATCGCGATCGGCGCCTCGGCGCTGGCGCTGTGGATCGCGTTCCGCCTGCGCCGCAATACCCCGCGCGTGTGGCTGATGCGTCTGGGCGCCGCGGTCGTGATGGGCGCGGCCATCGTCGGCATGCACTACACCGGCATGGCGGCTGCCATCTTCCCAGTTGGCAGCGTCTGCCTGGCGGCGCGCGCCGGCGTAGAGCACGAGGGCCTGGCGACGCTGGTCGTGATCGCCAGCTTCGGCGTGCTCGGGCTGGCCTTGCTGGCCTCGCTGTTCGAGGCGCGCATGCAAGCCAGCGCGCGCATGCTGGCCGCGACCGAAGCCAGTGCGCGCGAGCGTGACGCCCTGCTTGCGCGCGAGCGCGCGGCGCGCGACGAGGCCGAACGATTGTCGGCGATGAAGGACGAATTCCTGGCCACGCTGTCGCACGAGCTGCGCACGCCGCTCAACGCGATGCTGGGCTGGGCCGGCATGCTCCAGCGCGGCGTGCGCGACGACGCCACGCTCAAGCGCGGCCTGGAAGCGATCGAACGCAACGCGCGCGCCCAGGGCCAGCTGATCGAAGACCTGCTCGACATGAGCCGCATCGTGGCCGGCACCGTGCGCCTGGACGTGCGCCCCCTCGAGCCGGCGCGCGTGATCGAGGCGGCGCTCGCCACCGTGCATCCGGCGCTGCTGGCCAAGCGCATCGAGCTGCGCTGTGCGCTGCCGGACATCGGCGAGGTGCGCGCCGACCCCGGCCGGCTGCAGCAGGTGCTGTGGAACCTGCTGTCTAACGCGGTCAAGTTCACGCCGAGGGGCGGCAAGGTCGAGGTGACGCTCGCGCGCGAGAACGACCAGGCCGCGATCCGCGTGATCGACTCCGGCATCGGCATCTCGGCCGACTTCCTGCCTTACGTGTTCGACCGTTTCCGTCAGCAGGACGCGTCGATCACGCGCAAGCACGGCGGCCTGGGCCTGGGCCTGTCGATCGTCAAGCAGCTGGTCGAGCTGCACGGCGGGACCATCGCGGTCGACAGCGCCGGAGAAGGCGCCGGGGCCGTGTTCACGGTGCGCCTGCCGCTGGCCGAGCCGCAGGCAGGCGCGCCCGCGCGCGCTACGCCCACGCGTGCGGGCGCGGCGCTGGACGAGGGTGCGCGCGCGGCGCTCGCGCAGGCGCAGGCGGTCGACCTGTCCGGCGTGGAGGTACTGGTGGTCGACGACGCGCTCGACACGCTCGACGTGCTGGAGCAGATCCTGCGCCACAGCGGCGCCGGGGTCGTCTGCGCGGGCGGGGCGCTGCAGGCGCTCGAACTGATCGAGCGCACACGGCCGGACGTGATCGTCAGCGACGTCGGCATGCCCGACGTCGACGGCATGGAGATGGTGCGGCGCATCCGCCGGCGCGCGGCGGCCGACGGCGGCGCGACGCCGGTGAACGCGCTGACGGCGCTGACGCGCCAGGACGACCGCGACAAGGCCTTCCAGGCCGGCTTTACGGACTACCTGGCCAAGCCCGTGGATCCGGACGCGCTGGTCGCGAGCATCGCGCGCGCGGCCCGGCGCAGCGTGGCGCCGTTCGACAAGGACGCTTGA
- a CDS encoding ammonium transporter, which produces MDVLKSGADALFILLGGIMILAMHAGFAFLELGTVRRKNQVNALVKILIDFAVSTIAYFFVGYGIAYGIHFFSATETLVARNGYELVKFFFLLTFAAAIPAIISGGIAERAKFHPQMAATALLVGLVYPLFEGIAWNNRFGLQDWLQAAFGAPFHDFAGSVVVHAVGGWAALPAVLLLGARRGRYTRDGRVSAHPPSDIPFLALGAWILTVGWFGFNVMSAQTLDKMNGLVAVNSLMALVGGTLIAFVMGKNDPGFVYNGPLAGLVAVCAGSDLMHPLGALVTGAVAGAIFVLMFTLAQNRWKIDDVLGVWPLHGLCGAWGGIAAGIFGTRTLGGLGGVSFVSQLLGTLTGIVIAAVGSWIVYGVLKKTVGLRLDPEQEFDGADLSIHRISATPERETTFQ; this is translated from the coding sequence ATGGATGTCTTGAAAAGCGGGGCCGATGCGCTCTTCATCCTGCTCGGCGGGATCATGATCCTGGCGATGCACGCGGGTTTCGCCTTCCTCGAGCTGGGCACGGTGCGCCGCAAGAACCAGGTCAACGCCCTGGTGAAAATCCTGATCGACTTCGCCGTGTCGACCATCGCCTATTTCTTCGTCGGCTACGGCATCGCCTACGGGATCCACTTTTTCAGCGCGACCGAGACCCTGGTCGCCAGGAACGGCTACGAACTGGTGAAGTTCTTCTTCCTGCTCACCTTTGCCGCGGCGATCCCTGCGATCATCTCCGGCGGCATCGCCGAGCGCGCCAAGTTCCATCCGCAGATGGCCGCCACCGCCCTGCTGGTCGGCCTCGTCTATCCCTTGTTCGAAGGCATCGCCTGGAACAATCGCTTTGGTCTCCAGGACTGGCTGCAAGCCGCATTCGGCGCGCCCTTCCATGATTTCGCCGGCTCGGTCGTGGTGCACGCGGTCGGCGGCTGGGCCGCGCTGCCGGCCGTGCTGCTGCTGGGCGCACGGCGCGGACGCTACACCAGGGATGGCCGCGTTTCGGCGCACCCTCCGTCCGACATCCCCTTTCTGGCGCTGGGCGCGTGGATCCTGACCGTCGGCTGGTTCGGCTTCAACGTGATGAGCGCGCAGACACTGGACAAGATGAACGGCCTGGTCGCCGTCAATTCGCTGATGGCGCTGGTCGGCGGCACGCTCATCGCGTTCGTGATGGGCAAGAACGACCCGGGCTTCGTCTACAACGGTCCGCTGGCCGGCCTGGTCGCCGTGTGCGCGGGCTCGGACCTGATGCACCCGCTGGGCGCGCTGGTCACCGGTGCGGTCGCGGGCGCCATCTTCGTGCTGATGTTCACGCTGGCGCAGAACCGCTGGAAGATCGACGACGTGCTCGGCGTGTGGCCGCTGCACGGCCTGTGCGGCGCCTGGGGCGGCATCGCGGCCGGCATCTTCGGCACGCGCACGCTGGGCGGACTGGGCGGCGTGTCCTTCGTGTCGCAACTGCTCGGCACGTTGACTGGCATCGTCATCGCCGCTGTGGGCAGCTGGATCGTGTACGGCGTGCTGAAGAAAACAGTCGGCTTGCGCCTCGACCCCGAGCAGGAATTCGACGGCGCCGACCTGTCGATCCACCGCATCAGCGCAACGCCGGAGCGCGAGACCACCTTCCAGTGA
- a CDS encoding DUF885 family protein, which produces MKPVASPLRALLAAACLISLVPALPALAAAPKIAGPSAAIRQAGQLKQIEERFYDARARFEPLLYATANGDSRYDDQLGLSIAPQVRARYFALNHAFLSDLSKVDRRQLAPANQLDYDILVSEIHSQLDLEAFPEHLLPLNQFDNVPSTLANYAGGTGSQPLATPAQYRAYLSRLQQLPAWIDQAVANMKEGIRTQVVQPRPITLKMLAQFKQMRAATPEASVFYTPVKNMPAGFGDVDKRALGDGYRKAAVDIDAALDRLNAFLEKSYLPASRSSAGYGALPNGQAWYRARIRNNTNLDQAPDAIHALGLKEVARIQGEIAKLAPKMGYTGPLNRFPQWVAGQRKYKPFTSEQQVLERYRQIYAQVEAKLPEYFTLLPKARLDIQLEPELTRATASDHYTPVAADGSHPGVFWAVVNDPKEYDTVGMTTLLLHEGVPGHHLHAALLKELPLPDFRKFFTEHPSAAAYTEGWALYCETLGREFGFYDDPAAYYGHLNDELLRAVRLVVDTGMHAQGWSEQKAVKYTMDTLGYSEDQATNQIERYMVWPGQALAYKTGALKILELRARAQQALGPKFSYARFHAIVLGDGTLPLPILQAQVERWIANAGKD; this is translated from the coding sequence ATGAAACCTGTCGCTTCGCCGCTGCGCGCGTTGCTCGCCGCCGCTTGCCTCATCAGCCTCGTCCCGGCGCTGCCGGCGCTGGCCGCCGCGCCCAAGATCGCCGGCCCCTCGGCGGCGATCCGCCAGGCCGGCCAGCTCAAACAGATCGAAGAGCGCTTCTACGACGCGCGCGCACGCTTCGAGCCGCTGCTGTACGCCACCGCCAACGGCGACAGCCGCTACGACGACCAGCTCGGCCTGTCGATCGCGCCGCAGGTACGCGCGCGCTACTTCGCGCTGAACCATGCGTTCCTTAGTGATCTGTCCAAGGTCGACCGCAGGCAGCTCGCGCCCGCGAACCAGCTCGACTACGACATCCTGGTCTCGGAAATCCACAGCCAGCTCGACCTGGAAGCCTTCCCCGAGCACCTGCTGCCGCTGAACCAGTTCGACAACGTGCCCAGCACGCTGGCCAACTATGCCGGCGGCACCGGCTCCCAGCCGCTGGCGACGCCGGCGCAGTACCGCGCCTACCTGAGCCGCCTGCAGCAGCTGCCGGCCTGGATCGACCAGGCGGTGGCCAACATGAAGGAGGGCATCCGCACGCAGGTGGTCCAGCCGCGGCCGATCACGCTCAAGATGCTGGCCCAGTTCAAGCAGATGCGCGCCGCCACGCCGGAGGCCAGCGTCTTTTACACGCCGGTGAAGAACATGCCGGCCGGGTTCGGCGACGTGGATAAACGCGCCCTGGGCGACGGCTACCGCAAGGCCGCCGTCGACATCGACGCCGCGCTCGACCGCCTCAACGCTTTCCTCGAAAAAAGCTACCTGCCGGCCAGCCGCAGCAGCGCCGGCTACGGCGCGCTGCCCAACGGCCAGGCCTGGTACCGCGCGCGCATCCGCAACAACACCAATCTCGACCAGGCGCCGGACGCGATCCACGCGCTCGGCCTGAAGGAAGTCGCGCGCATCCAGGGCGAGATCGCCAAGCTGGCGCCGAAGATGGGCTACACCGGGCCGCTGAACCGTTTCCCGCAATGGGTCGCCGGGCAGCGCAAGTACAAGCCCTTCACCAGCGAGCAGCAGGTGCTGGAGCGCTACCGCCAGATCTACGCGCAGGTCGAGGCCAAGCTGCCCGAGTACTTCACGCTGCTGCCGAAGGCCAGGCTCGACATCCAGCTCGAGCCCGAGCTGACCCGCGCCACCGCGTCCGACCACTACACGCCGGTCGCTGCGGACGGCTCGCACCCGGGCGTGTTCTGGGCCGTGGTCAACGATCCGAAGGAATACGACACGGTCGGCATGACCACGCTGCTGCTGCACGAGGGCGTGCCCGGCCACCACCTGCACGCGGCGCTGCTCAAGGAACTGCCGCTGCCGGACTTCCGCAAGTTCTTCACGGAACACCCGAGCGCGGCCGCCTACACCGAAGGCTGGGCGCTGTACTGCGAGACGCTGGGGCGCGAATTCGGCTTCTACGACGACCCGGCCGCCTACTACGGCCACCTGAACGACGAGCTGCTGCGCGCCGTGCGCCTGGTGGTCGACACCGGCATGCATGCCCAGGGCTGGTCGGAACAGAAGGCGGTGAAGTACACGATGGACACGCTCGGCTACAGCGAGGACCAGGCCACCAACCAGATCGAACGCTACATGGTCTGGCCGGGCCAGGCGCTGGCCTATAAGACCGGGGCGCTGAAGATCCTCGAGCTGCGCGCGCGCGCGCAACAGGCGCTCGGGCCGAAATTCAGCTACGCCAGGTTCCACGCGATCGTGCTCGGCGACGGTACGCTGCCGCTGCCGATCCTGCAGGCCCAGGTCGAACGCTGGATCGCCAACGCAGGCAAGGACTGA
- a CDS encoding TMEM175 family protein, with protein MSTDIDDHATAATAAAGGAPQLGKHRIEALVDGIFAVAMTLLVIDLRLPEHAHLATSEQLRDALVELVPNLYSWLVSFVVLAIFWMANHRLYSHVRHVDGALLWSTILMLGGVSLLPFASAVNSTMASQLAQLVYSSVMIVIALGALLVSHHIYRHPELCAHPMDRATWRGATVRTGGLIVIAALAVPLAGWLPGYANFAYLLIFALRPLAGLLGRAAPNRPA; from the coding sequence ATGAGCACCGACATCGACGACCACGCCACTGCCGCGACCGCCGCGGCGGGCGGCGCGCCCCAGTTGGGCAAGCACCGCATCGAAGCCCTGGTCGACGGCATCTTCGCGGTGGCGATGACGCTGCTCGTGATCGACCTGCGCCTGCCCGAGCACGCCCACCTGGCCACTTCCGAACAGTTGCGCGACGCGTTGGTCGAGCTGGTCCCCAACCTGTACTCCTGGCTGGTCAGCTTCGTCGTGCTGGCGATCTTCTGGATGGCGAACCACCGCCTGTACAGCCACGTGCGCCACGTCGACGGCGCGCTGCTGTGGTCGACGATCCTGATGCTGGGCGGGGTCAGCCTGCTGCCGTTCGCCTCGGCGGTGAACAGCACGATGGCGTCGCAATTGGCGCAGCTGGTGTACTCGAGCGTGATGATCGTGATCGCGCTCGGGGCGCTGCTGGTGTCGCACCATATCTACCGCCACCCCGAGCTGTGCGCGCATCCGATGGACCGCGCGACCTGGCGCGGGGCGACGGTGCGCACCGGCGGCCTGATCGTGATCGCCGCGCTGGCGGTGCCGCTGGCCGGCTGGCTGCCGGGCTACGCCAACTTTGCCTACCTGCTGATCTTCGCGTTGCGCCCGCTGGCCGGGCTGCTGGGACGCGCCGCGCCTAACCGCCCGGCGTAA